A window from Denticeps clupeoides unplaced genomic scaffold, fDenClu1.1, whole genome shotgun sequence encodes these proteins:
- the LOC114774345 gene encoding C-type lectin domain family 7 member A-like has translation MFKKDSNRPRSDSVVEGLQKGCLLGWVFFKEKCYYVSTDTKNWENSRVDCEEMGGHLLNLDNKHKLKQSLESSVQSCVAVYYQPRYYRDCNSELRRVCESSPVK, from the exons atgtttaaaaaag ATTCCAACAGGCCACGTTCAGACAGTGTTGTGGAAG GTCTTCAGAAAGGTTGTCTTCTTGGTTGGGTGTTCTTCAAGGAAAAGTGCTACTACGTCTCCACTGATACGAAGAATTGGGAAAACAGTCGGGTCGACTGTGAGGAGATGGGAGGACATCTGCTCAACCTAGATAATAAACACAAGCTG aAACAGAGTCTGGAGAGTTCAGTACAGTCCTGTGTTGCCGTGTATTATCAACCACGGTATTATCGTGACTGTAACTCTGAATTGAGGCGAGTTTGTGAATCCAGTCCAGTAAAGTAA